The genomic segment GGAAAATGAGGACATTAGGAGAAGCGAGGTGTCCAGCAATGGTTCATTTTGCCTCTTTTACACGTCTCTGGAATAAACAGGGATGTGATCTCAATTCTCACCTGGCAGCCCAAGGACTTCCTCAAAAACTGGTCAGGTTCTGCAGGGCCAAGGACACGTAAAGCCCAGATTTAAGTTCCTTTTTCATAaagcactggggaaaaaaaagccaaatttctCTTCAGGAAGGTTTGTTTGGCTATTTTGTATCTGAGACACCAAAAATTCCAGCTTCTGCCTCACCTCTACGGCACAAAGCACTTTGAGGACTTCctgcaaaacataaaaatttccCTCAGATCAGTAAAATTGGCCCAAAACCAGATGGGAGACCTGTCCAAATTCCACACCCCGGGTTTTTGTGGATATTTGGAGACAGATTATTGCAATGCAGGCAGATTGAGCAGGAGACAAAACTGGTGGGATTGGCTTTTAGAGTTTGTGTTCCAGCTGCCTGTTTGAGCAGGGAGAAGGGCAAGATGACAACAGCTTAGGgaaaggggtaaaaaaaaagaaaaaaaaaaaaaaaaaaaaagaaaagattcttGGAGATACATAACGTGTTTAATTGAAACCATTAGTTTTACTGGCAAACAGCTTCATCTTTCTGTTCTGTTAATCCGAACAAAGTGCTGCAATTATGACTCAATACATAAATGTCCTCTAGTGCTACTCaccccacactgccccagcagagaaaggaaacagagctgctctcagttAACAAAACATTCCATGCTTCTAGCCAGAATACTTTTATTGTATGGTTATCATATACATCAGAATTATAATGGGAACATTTACAAATATGTGAATTATTCCGTATTATAACCTCCAGTATTCACATACACACTAACTCACACACtcggttttttttttgttttgtttgtattttttttttctttttttctttttttttttttttgcatgtctACTCAGTTACCAGGTGAATGATACACAAAATCATTGCTTTGTGAACAAACACCTCGGATTAAATCTAATCTTCAGTGGCAAGAATcgagatttaaaaaaaaaaaaaaaaaaagtcttaaataCCCTGTATAACATACCTGTGCATAAACCTAAAAGATATGTTTAGCTTACCCATTACCTTTGAAATACttaccaaaattaaaatttgaaacccatttataaaaaaaagtattaaaaagttCACCAGTATTTACAAATCCGATTAAAttacacataaataaatatttacattcagCACACTGCTTCCCTTAATACACATAAAGCCtccctggaagtattttttGGCCTTagtaggcaaaaaaaaaaaaaaaaaaaaagtttagaagaaaaaaaaagttatgtgCCTATTCTTTCAAGTTTCCCCCCcaatttaaaaacaagacaATATAAATATGTGAATAAAGCTGCAATATCCTTAGACACAGAAAGTGAATTTcctaaaagtattttcattttgaactagtccttgttaaaaaaataccaagatAATACAAACTGCAAGCCAACACTGCTGCAGTTTTCAAAAGCCTGAAGAGTTCTGTAAAAAATCAGCATGTCAAATGCCATCTTAAGTCCAGTAGGATTTTAGTACTGTCCTATgttaatctgaaaataaaggaaattaaaaaactcaacaaaataaaagagaacaaaaaaaacaaaccctccaagacctaaaaaaccaaaaccacaaaaaaccaaacaacctcACAGAATAATCTTACTATTTTCAGGTGTTCATAAAAAATTTTTAATGCACATGAATCTCTATCCCAATGTTTaatactgccttttttttgttcgtttgttttgctgttgcatTTTGAGAGAACGAGCCCCTGAAATTGTCTCAGAGAGCGAAACAGGCTTCCATCTAAAATgtatctcttttaaaaaaaaaaaacaattacgCGTGAAGCTGGTCACCCAGCAGACACTGAGATGTGGGAAAAGAATCGAAATAAATCTCTGTGTATAATTCCATCAGCCCCCTTCCCCTTTATAGCACCACTTTTACAGCAAAGGATTCGATACACTTGTCCCAAGTACTTATCTTCAGCTCAAAATCGCTTCCACAaccacagggatgctgcagctttcagccAGACTTGgatccagcagcaggagtgaaGATCCTcaatgaccttttttttttttctttttttttttctttcctcctttttttccccctcatttcttgaattaaaaaaaaaaaaaaaaaaaaaaaaaaaaaaaaaaaagagagaaaaaaaaaataaccaacaaaaaaacccaccccctACCCAAATCTCTTTATGCCCCCTGGCAAGATCATCTCAGTCTGTGTGTAGGAGGAAAGTGGAAGGGGGGGGAGCAAAGtctgatttgttttttgttgttgtttttgttttggttttttttttaattttcttcttttcctcttcacttCCTGTGCTTGTCCATTTTGTCGATGGTTTTGTTGCCCTCGGCGGGGCTCTCGGCGTTCATGTAGGACTTGTCGGCTATTTTTAACGCCTCGTTTAGGTAGTTCTGGACGGATGTCATGGCAGCGCAGATGGCAGCGCTCCCAAAGCCGTGTGTGATCAGGCTGAAATGAGTCAAGCAGCCCTGGATGCCAGGGTCCAAGATGGGGCTGGGCCTCGTGTTTCCCAGAGGAGTTCTGTCCTGAGTCAGGAGGTCTGTGAATTCCTTGCAGATCTGCCTGCCATGCACACAACacacaaatagaaaaaaaaattataaatatatataaaataatatatatatgtataacgCCAcgcaaaatgaacaaaaacgACCAAGGACAATTTGCATCAGGTGTTTGGCATGAGAAATTCAAccccaaaaaaattaaagccaaaaaaacccctccccaAATCAGCATCATGTTCAAGCTAGAGGTGAGGGAGAATGGATTTCTAGATTTCTGGTTATTAGCACCACTTCCTGACCAGCCTTCTGTTGCATCctcagcaccaaaaaaaaaccaaaacactctGCAAAATAATTCCCCTGGCTCTGCATCATTTGCTCCAGATTTGAAGTGGGGAGTGGGAACTGGGCGCTGGTTTCTCTGAGAactttcccagctgcagctgcgTGGGGCTCagaaaggctggagcagctgaaagagGAGATGATTGAACTGAGTCGTGGATATTCCATGTATTCCACGCAGGGAGGCCGAGGCCCTGATCCTGCAAACACTCACACATATGCCTGGCAAAACACGAGTGCTTAATAATGCTCCAGCATATGTTGTTTGCTTCCTTGTAAATCTGTCCCCTGGAAGGGATTTCACAGGAGCTGAGCAATCTGAACAGAACCATCACTTTATCAGAATTTCTCAATCTtccagaggatttttttttttttattggtgcCAGTAATAATGCCAGTAATGAAAATGttcagggagcaggaggagtgCTCAGGAAAAATTAGCATAATGTATAAACTATAGGCAAAGAGACCggatttttttagatttcttgATTTTTAAGAGATCTGCTCTTGTAAAAGAAGATCTCTTTTAAAGGAAGGCTGGATGGATTGAACACCAGGAGTGTGTTTTGCACTCCTGGTGTGAGCACAAAGTCAGGGCAACTTTCTCAGCCGTTCAGGAAGGttttcctcagctcctctgcaggtGGAGGGTGCTGTCAAAAGCAGGAATGACATCGaccccaaaccagaaaacatcTCAGAGCAGAACAGACCACGAGCTGAAGCTCTGTTcagcctgggagaggagctcagcagaggaagaggagaaagctGAGCAGCCCAAAGAGCAGTTTTAGACAAACTTAACCCAACCCAggtatttctttcttcctccaggGACCTGCTCAGGACAGGGTTCATTCGCAGGTGCAAGGtgcctgcacagcagccagaacaaagctcctctgcttcccccGGGTTTGTCACAGGGATTTGAAGCACAGGGACTTTCCACACCTACCAAAGGATGCTTCCAGTGAACTATAAAAATCTCCAGCCACAACCGGGGAAAAGGgactctccagcagctcctgagtcCCAGGGGaaagctgggagctgctgctgctgccaaattCAGCTGTGAGGACCCCGGGGCTGAGCTGCCCTTGCTCCAGTCCTGACCCTGCTcacattcccagccctgccctccacATCCTCCTCCCTGTCACACCTCGGAGCTGTCCTGCTGTAggatttttcctgcagtttctttttcctgcagttgAACAGAACTGGTCCAAGCTGCTTTAGTTACCTACAGGCTTTGTTACCCTTATTCTTGCTTCAGACTAAAATAGaactgctgccacagctgaaTTCAAACCAAAACCgaataaaaaaggaattgcTTCATCTCCCTAATTAAAATTACACACAAAAATCCACCAAACTATCCCCCAGACGCAGACAGTCACAGTGAGACAAAAACACGCtcaaaaaggagagaagaaataaaatccaagcTGGAAAACTTACTTTGCAGCAAGGAGCATGTTCTTCCTGTTTGCCATTTCGTTGCGGCCCATGTGTGGTCTGGTTAAATATTCAGCCACTGCTTTGGAAGGAAATTCTGTCTCACACACGTAGCCAAAGTCACGAGCAAGATGCACAGCTTCACCTGGATGGGGGAAAGGGAGGCTTGCTAAATTGTACAGTATCATTTATTGGATGGAAATCAAGGGTATTGAGGGAAAAAGTGCTGTGGGTTTTTGAAGTGTATGCCTGTTTTGGAAAGGGACACCATTTTATCACTCATTACCATTTTTTAATTGATGGAGCAGTGTTTCTTTGTAAGTTTgtatcaaggaaaaaaaatatttacagggtgactgctacaaaaaaaaaggattatctTGCTTTtatactggaaagaaaaattcctgtCTCTATCCAGAATAACTGCACAGCAAAGAACACAATTCAGTCAAGATCAAACTGTCcactgatatttaaaaatatctgccaACTAAATCCCACATTATAATAAAAGTTTTCAGTTTAGtctgcttttgaaattattttttcataggaattttcaaagacagaaaaccAAATTGCAAGGTGTACAACCAGGTCACTTTTCTCATCAAAACAATTTGATCAggcttaaaataaaagagattgGTGTGATCACAGTGCAAGGggtctgtgtgcatgtgtacaCACATCAGCTCTCTGAAACTTCCAGggaaagctttaaaatgcaagtttaaAACTCATTTTGAACATCAGGAAAGATATTGTTAGATCATTTTTCACTCTCTTTATTTCAGATGCTGCTTCTGTTCCTATTAAACCActaccaggagctgctgggagcagggacactgaATGTAAACCACACACGTCCATATTCACACACCCTGCAGGTCAGCTTCCCTGACAGAGGGTGCACACAGCATGGCACACATTAAAGGGGCTCCAGTTTCCTAGCAGGAAGTCCAGAGCTATAAATCTCACTTTAATAAGCTTGTTTATTAGCAAAGCTTCTGAGCACACCGCTGAGGTAGGGCAGGACTGCAGTCAGAGCCCCAAAGTTTCCCAACGAGGAACCAAACCCATTAATGTGAGGAGTTTCACcccttttttttgccttgtgaaAGCCAAAACAACCCTCAGGAGGACAAGACTGGATAAAGGTGCCTTTGGCACATCCTGGCATGGAGGAATTCTGCATCCTGCAGCAtccagggaagcaggaggagctgggttGGTGTGAGCAGGGCTCACAAGGGAGAGAAGAGCCCctcaaaagcagcacagcccttctTTAGGTGCTGCAACATCCCCACCAGGATCCCTTTAAAacgaacaaaaaaaaccccacattcaCTTTCAGGGACTTTGTAACCTTTAAATGCTTTGCCTAGAGGATAAAAGCTGTGCACAAGGAGAAAGTTTAGTTTTGAGACACGCTCAAGGAACTGACCTTCCACCAAAGATGTCAATAGTGTCAcatttgcagcttttcttcGGCCAGCAGGAAGATTCAAGCCAATTTTATCCAGTTTTTCCCTTAACGATCTGCCACCATTTTTAGATTTGGCTCTGTAAttaaaagagggggaaaaaatggccTTATTTATCTTCAGGGAGCACTGCTTTTTAGGATGAGGAATTCCAGTTACTGACATTCAATAGGGTTCTACTGGGGtggggaaaagataaaaaacagGCTCTTTTCAAGTGACCTACTTTTTAAATGCTCTACTTTAAACACAGCAGgtcaaaatcaaaatatttcaaactgcACCACTGAAGCCAACGGCTGTAGAATGGTCACAAGCCAAATAAGGtgtatgcaaaaaaaaagatgtagaAAATGTCCTTGTTATGATTAATCAGGAGTATGAGAgctaatgataaaaaaataatcattccACAGGGTTTTGGGAATCAGAGACAGCTCCATGTGCTGGTTTTGAGACAAAACCTCAGCTCTAAACTGGGAACGAGAATCGCTGTCAGAGCTGTTAATAGCACTtctccagaggcagcagaagtgCAAAGAAGTTTTAATTTCCAAAGCCTATTAGGATTCAGCGTCTCAAAACCCAGGGATTcgtgctgctgtggggctgctcacACACAACAAAACGCGggcaaaaaccccacaaacaccAGGGGAACACAAACAGAGGGCAGCGAGGAGGAGAAGCATCCTACCTTCTCAGGACTCCTCCTAGCAGGGAGGCATTGAGACACTCCGGGGGTGACAGCCTCCTCTGCACCTCTGCCACTGTCACTTTGTACTTGGACGTGGAGCTGAGCAGCGACAGCCTGCCCGGCACGGAGCAGAACACCTCGTTGGGGTTGATCACCACCCCGATTAACCCATCCTTTTGGCAGGGCAGGCTCAGAGCGCTGTTTTTCGTTAAGGAGATGGGACCTgtgggtggagggaagggaaggcaggtgtttttataaaaggcaaaaagaaatagGAAGTGGCTGGTGAGTTTTCTGTCTGTAAAAATAACCCCGGAGAGAGGGTTTTGTTCGGTGTTAAATGCTCACAGCACTGAGCTCCTGTGCCCAGCATCCATCTGCAGCACAAGGAGGCAAAGGGCCCCCAAAACTACTCCTGACCAGCTGGATTTTACCACTGGgctgcaaggagctgctgaacacaacaaataaatacatatatatacatataaattttatatatgacatatatgtattttttaataatttttttaactttaaccCTAAGAATGCTGTTcaagggacacacacacacacaaaccccccacacctctggagcagcaggctGCAAGGCAGCAAAGCTGTGCTCACAAAAAAGCTCGACTCCAAATTAGCATCCTCCAGCTACTGCCAAAACTCTTCCcgagccagggcagggagaaacCTCCCAGCTCCCGCTGGGCTTCGTCTTCCACCTCGCACACGCAGATTTAAGAAACCGCCTTTGGAATTTAATCCCAACAAAttcctgccaggcagcagcccGGCGGAgagggacacagcccaggggagaACCGAAAgtaaggagctgctgctgctcctcgtTAGGAGCTTCAGCCTCGAGGTGAGGAgggacaacaaaaaaaaggcttgGCGAGGAGCAAACCACAGATGCAGCTTTTCCATCCCCTCGCCCAGTTcacccagtgctgctggtgaaAGGGTTAAAGAGCCGAGGTCGGCCCCACTCTCTCTCCCGGAGGGGGAAGATTTGTCAGTGGTGCATCTGACAGCGAAATTATTCTCCCATGAGCTAAAGGCAGCAATCAGCGCTCTGACACacacttctgcttttcctcagttAGGTATTTGTTTGAAGTCTTCAGAGGaaacttgtgattttttttttaaagcacaaatttgtttaaaaacaaaagcaaggaaaaaaaaaacttaaattaCTGTAAATTGAGTCAAGACgtcttcctccttcctcaaaACCTCAACTACAAACCAATTTCGATTAAGATAAAGCCAAACAGTCTTCTGCCAGCGAACTCGGTCTTTTCTCAAGTCTTGTGAagaagttggaaaaaaaaaaaaagttgggaaaaaaaggagggaaaaaaaaaccctgtcttCGAGTGATGagagcaaccaaaaaaaacccccaaacaaacaaaagaaaagccccGTGTCACTTCACACACATATTTCAGGAAAGATTAAAATCGGTTCAAGGTCCTGGTTTCGATTAAAGCCATAACACAAGAGCACACGCGAGGGGACAATCGTGTCCCCGCAGGAGTCTCACGGCC from the Sylvia atricapilla isolate bSylAtr1 chromosome 16, bSylAtr1.pri, whole genome shotgun sequence genome contains:
- the TFAP2C gene encoding transcription factor AP-2 gamma, with the protein product MLWKLADNVKYEEDCEDRHDGSSNGNPRLPHLSAVSQHLYSPAPPLSHSGASDFQPPYFPPPYQPLPYSQSSDPYSHLGDPFSINPLHQPPPPPPSQQQSAWPNRQSQEPAGLAPHARPGLVPHLSALESGSAGSRRETFRRSELLLPHGHGLDASALADNLGLHDMAHQMEEVQNVEDQHLLMHDQTVIRKGPISLTKNSALSLPCQKDGLIGVVINPNEVFCSVPGRLSLLSSTSKYKVTVAEVQRRLSPPECLNASLLGGVLRRAKSKNGGRSLREKLDKIGLNLPAGRRKAANVTLLTSLVEGEAVHLARDFGYVCETEFPSKAVAEYLTRPHMGRNEMANRKNMLLAAKQICKEFTDLLTQDRTPLGNTRPSPILDPGIQGCLTHFSLITHGFGSAAICAAMTSVQNYLNEALKIADKSYMNAESPAEGNKTIDKMDKHRK